CTTGTGATGGATAAGAGATGAAAAGAGGGGCTGGAGACATTCTGGAGCTTGCATGGAAGGGAGAATAGGTTTGAAGACTTGGGCAATCAATAAATCAAACACAAGTATATACACAGGTAATACTTTTAGTCTTGAAGAGTTTCCTGGAGACCAAGAGGTTAAATTGCTTCCCTATGATCATATAGCCAATATATGTCAGAAACTTAACAAAAGTCTTCCAATCTCTGTGGTCTTTGAAATTCAGCTTTAAAACAGAAATAGTATTTGCACTCTCCCTCAAAGATCTGTTACAAGAAAAGACCTTTGTTAACCTTAAAGTGCCATAAAATGTATCTAAcaattgtccccattttgcaTCGATTCTAAAATGTGACATGGAAGAACCACTCCACTAAGATTTATTTGCCCAATTCTGGTgatattggacaaatcacttaacctctccaggATGTCAATTTCCTGCCTAAGGCCATAGAGCTCACAGGCAAAGTCAGAGTCAATGAAATCACACACCTGAtcccaaggagaaaaaaaaattaggacacagCCCTTGAggatacatatataatcatgggCTGATATAGAATGAGGCAATAGTGCATATCCTGCTAAGCCCAGCCTTAGCTCTCTTTGGAGAGATATCAGATTTCTGTGTGCCCAGAAGGATCATAGAATCTCTACCCAAGTAGCTCTGGTTTTCAGATCCTGTATGGTAGCAGAAACAAGAATTTAGGAAATGCTATATTCAAGCTTCTCTGCTCCAAATTTTTTACCTTCTTCCAGCTAAAGATACCATCACAATGGTTTAAGACATATGCTCTTGGTTGTTGAGCAGGACCAGACCTCTGGAATAGCCCTCACCCCAAATATATCCCAAGGGACTGTCACATATCTATGAGCTCTCTGAGAACTGGgacccctatttttttttttttttttgcctttctttatatatctctaatacttagcacaatgcttgacctCTAGTAGgtccttaacaaatgtttattgacaaatAATAATCATTCCTTTGGGCAACATGAGtatatagcattttattaaaatactataaatagtattttattaaaatttaaatgtccTAAAAAGCAAAGGGACTTAAAACTATGAGCTAGGATTTAGGATTAGCTAAGTTACAACCAACTAAAAACAATATCCAACCAGGAATTAACATTATAGAAAACTTGGTAGGGATCTTCCCAGAACAGGAAGGGCTTTGTTGGTGATtggaggaatttgtatttttaaagggatgtaagaagaaggaagaagtaaCTGCTTGGTCATCCCTATCCCTGATGATGTCTCTTGGAGCATCTCCAATTTCCAGAAGTTTCAGCCCTGGGAGGCTCCACCTTATATCTTGGACATCCTGAAACTGGGTCCAATCTGCTTGGCAGAAGGAGACCAGCCCTGCCAGAAAAGCTTCCTTCCTCCAACACTGTTGAGGGTGCTGATGGAGACATGCATTATAAAAGGCATTTTCATGGACAAGATCTAGTTCCATTTAGTAGCCTCAAACCATTTTCCATAATGAAAAGGCTCTCATCATCTCATCAGAAGGGAAGTTTTCTGGGCCATTTTCAGGCATCAAAAGTCCAGTCTAGGATCCCCCCCATCCCTAGCATCCAGCAGCTTCAAAATGCCTGATTGAGTATGGGATGAGTCCGAATTCGGTAAATGATGACAGCCGTGGCCGGGCAGAGCACCAAGGAAGTCATGATCACGATGGTGGCCAGAATAATGAGGACGATGACCCAGATGTCCAGAATGTGCTTAGGCAGCACTGCCTCTGGGGAGGCTTGGCTGACGGCATTCATGTTGATTTACCCTGCGAAGAGAGGAAAGGGTTACTGTGTATAGAGTGTCTCCACTTGTTCTGTACAATGTTACCTTATTAAACATTCTCAAACACCACTTTTGTCACACTATCTACCCTCCTGCTTATcaacaaaatggagataacaatataCCTTCTTcagaggattgttgtgaagatgaaataagCTATATATgtgaagtattttgcaaatattaacgTATTACACAAATGCTGGATTATtatgattaataattattattcctcCGTGATAGGATCATCTTTCACTGGAAGAACATCAGATTCCATCTAGCCTAAATtcatcattttactgatgaggaaactaaacccTAGAGAGGCTGTGACTTACAAGTAAACAAAGGAGGATTTGAACTGCCATTCTCAGAATCCAGAAGCAGGATTACCTCCTGCTACCTCCACATCCCCATGTATACACCCCACCTACTACCTTTTACttgaaggaattataaattgaatagatgtccatcatttggtgaatggctgaataagttatgatatatatacCACATATTCCATGGAATGGTCTTCCTCACAGTGACCATGTTCATTCCAACCTGTATATATTTGTGAGGTCTGATAGCCTAGCTTAGAATGTCTTATCTATGCTGGGTAATCTCTTTTCTTAAGGATCTGGTCCTGTTGACAAATTGTGATTTGTATGTTATATACCTacattcctaatttctttttaggTTGATGATAGGCAATTTCACAGAGTTATCTGGAGTATATCATCAAAAGCTGCAAGCTACAGACTCCAGGAAAATTCTCTTCTACTCCCATAGCTTCTAAGAAATAACAGTGGAAGAAATCCTAGCCCCAGTTCTGCCACAACACTTGTCTGGAGAAATCCTAGGATAATAAGATTAGGAGATAGAAGGAATTTTGGAGATGATCTACTTCAACCCTTTCAGTTTTCAGATGGGCAAATTAAGGAACAGGGAGATAAAGAAATTTGCCCAAGCTTAAGCAAGTAGAAGAGAACATGGATAAGACTAGTTTTCTAATCAATGTTCTCTCTACCAATCCACACTGACAATTCTCTCTTTggagtttcttcctctgtaaaatgaggttgacTACAAATCTGTGTTAAATTCTGAAGTTATCCCCAGTGCAAACATTATGAGATTCTAAGTTGTACAGATAATAATATTCTGGTTGGGAATAACCAGAGAAAAACCTGGACCAAGGCCCTTGGGAACCCTGCCTTGGCACACTGACTGGATACTAGGCAAAAGGGTTTGGCCTACACTTCCAACTTTTAGGTTGGTCTGAAATATAGACATTTTTTTCTAAggccttttttttctaatatattggGAATCACAGAGAAGAgattgaaaggaaggagaagaggtgATATTTCTATAAGTATTCTTTACTTTACATTCCTGATTTAGGTAGATAGAAAGGTCCATGCTCAATGCATCTCCATAGCCCCCAACATTTTCTAAAAATTCCCCTAAGAAACTTGAAATACAAGATAGGGCAGAATAGTAAGATGTGACAACTCCATAATATAGGACTCTTGCACTAAGAGTGTCTCCAATGCATGTCTTCAATCATGGCAGCAGATATGGTTTCAAAGTGCTTTGCTATAAAAGATTATCTGAGTTTTGATTAGGAAGGATGTTCTAGGAAAAAATGATCCACTCTGACTTTTTGATTATCATATCCCCTCACCAAAATAGTTATGGCAACACTTCATgttgaagcaggttgtggtccctttaagaaactgtatttcctgtTGATGTGTGATTCCTTTATTTCTAGCCCCTCCTGACTAAGGCATTTCAGTTCAGGAAACTAgaacctttgattcacaaatcctggtcaaaagtatccttttgaattccaataggagattcgggcttgtcccagcccccatgggatctgagccaacttgggctctcccagcccccttttctgatgatctgctcaggtttcccaacctcaccaagacaagcaatataatgagcttccatcaactaagatctttgcagatggaccttggcagtTTCCTTTATTACCAGGATCTTCtgcccactgagaactgcattctcagtgcaaaactccattttccatagatctgtcCACTGGAAaactctttccagtgccatcctctctttaccctcacctatctCCCTAATGagattttaaccttacttccaatccccataataaacctcttttatcaatctaggttttcaggtctataaattcctttacagagaacttcttgtactgccagaagggagtccccaaaactccctatctttgtgccaaatcccaaggagTTGCAGGGGCGtttcatttgattccctgaaccccaaacctgccactagagcTCTTCCCCACctgaaaccctaatttcatttgggttccctAAATCTAACCTCATCAATGTGATaacaaaaacctggaaacatAATAGAGACCCATtgactggagaatggctggacaaactgagatacatgaatataatagaatagcactgtgctataagaaataaggaataaagaatacagagagggggcaactagatggcacagtggatagagcatcggtcctgaagtcaggaggacctaaattcaaaggtggtctcagacacttaacatttcctagtgaAGTGAGAGGGAAtctgttccctttactgaagctgtgttccctttaaaattaaattgtggcccctttttgatctgagagatcaggatctcccaggctccaGGGAGTCTAGAGAGAGGGCCCCTCCTCTCAAGATGAGAGAAGCAACACTGttcaagggcaaatcaactcccagtgatctttttgaaattgtaaattctcattcaattgagaaatcctagTCTGATCAGCACAAGCTGTCCCAGCTCCCCACCAAAAGCTACCTATATAACAGGTTTTCTTAAACTCACTCCTTGCAGAGGCCCAAGCAGTTTGCTAGGACCCTCTGCCTGCTGAGAAggcattttcttctcagtgtcagATTCCATTTCCCTAACAGCACTACATCCTTCATTACCTGTTgtcgggatttctctgctaggaactttatctttttctttgttggGACTTTGCCATGAAGGAAGTCAGTCTTTCTAGCAAAGATCAACTTTTcggtgccaataaacttctttttgccagtctaacttttcaggttcacaaattattttacaaaagacCTGTACTGACctgaaggggttcccacaactctctgctcTGCACGGAATCTcatcactagttgtgtgaccttgggcaagtcacttaacccctattgcctcagccaaaagaaaaaaaaaagaaagaatataaagaggcagtaaaagatttatatgaactgatataaagtaaggaaaggcaagaaaacaatatacacaatgactatagcaatgtacctacaaaaacaacagaaaattaatgttgtgaaattaccaaaaaattaagcaaagaagaaatatgagaagatacctcacacacacacacacacacactctctctcctaTGCAATAGTGGGAAGTCCCCAAGTATGTAATAATGATGTAAACTGAGTTCTTTTGGAGGGAAATGATGTAAATTGTATCCCCTTTAACCTGTGGGGGGGTCTAAAACTGTGTCTGCTTTAATCTGTGGGAGAAGGGTGATTTGGGGGTCTTAAGCTCTCCTCTGGGAGGAGCCACACCcttcccaagataagtaatctcttttcaattaGAAATCTAAACCTGGAGAATAGTCAACATTGAGTGCCTCAAAATTCCaattaagtaatctcattcaattttgaattgaattgaattgaaaatcagtttTTTAGGAgttgtccctttcccctccccaccttGGGGCCAAAGATCAAAGCAACCCCAATATATCTAGGGCTGTATGCCCAgacatctttgcagaagtcctaacaggattttgctcactgctgaagatattttcttttcagtattAACCCACCTTTGCTATATTCCTAACAGGACCTTGTCCACTAAGAAGGTTGTCTTCTTAAcaagctgtcttcttagtgtaaataaatccCATTCTTTGCCAGAAACTTCattggggtttgtgaattctttcaaaaagCCTGCCACTAGCTGATCTctcactacctcaaagagatcctttatggaaaacacataggaatattatcattgttatgccacagttctgtTATTGTCCtaactcaatttccctaattatccagactcagtttctctaagtgttctgcctcagtttataattgtcctGCAAAACGTCCCcttcctctttatcagaatatttgataaggataaaagatcttatgttttagaatatcagaatgcctctccccatcccaagctatcagaagatcagatactgtcttatcaagatgcctctccccatctctggggtgcctccccctattatgtcatccccattTCCAAtagctcaccccaccctgtcagaatcctgttcctgctctcagcagcctgactccgcccctgcctcaatctatcccctgagtctgagccatgtatatatatatatatatatatatatatatatatatatatatatatatatatgtcattgagaactctcattgtttgctggattcttggagacaacagtctcattcagtcctgggaccaaaccatggatccatttggtgccattaaatctctccctttcaaataaaatattaaatactctctaatctctatcttgcctcagtttctcggGCATTACATTTCTTCCAGTCCTTCCAGACTcaacactctatctactgagcaACCTGGTTGCcccagtttgtttttcttttgattatttcctcAATAACTATTCTTTCTGATAATTCCCACTTCCTTCTCTGTCTATCCCTGGCTTTTGCCCTGTttactttaatatatttctatactatgttctgtgtgtgtgtgtgtgtgtgtgtgtgtgtgtgtgtgtgtgtgggccCCCTCTTGTGAGCAGTTGATAAGATGCCTACTCCTCCAACCCCCACTCCTACTGTAAGACTTGATTATGAACTAGTTCCTCTCTCTAGTTCCTTATTTCTTCCCTAATATGTTTCcttattctcccttttcttttttctttctttctttttttttttaaacagaacagaacaaataCACACCCAGGTCCTAGtttatctttctttgctttctattTAACCCTACAAGATAGAATTCCAAAGAGGTAATGATTTCCATTTCCCATTAGCCTTTTGGAGATTCTCATGCTTGGTATTGCATTTAAAAGTTTCTACTCATCTTTAGTTTTCTCAATAggaatgaattaatttattattaaagattcttttctttctccttagaaTTATATTTAGTGTATCAATGAAGTATTCTTAATaataaggttttttgtttgtttgttttgtgtcaTTGCCTTCCTTTCCTGTTtaatcttgtgtgatcctaacTATGGCAACTTGGTACCTGATTTCTTTCTACCTGGCAGAAGGCCATTTTCTTTTACCCAGAAACTCTGGAGTTTGGTTGTTCCACTGGCATGGCACAGATTATAAGGTATCCCTTCTGTGTGGGATGAGGTGGGTGCAAGATccccttcccaatccaattaactaatcGGAAGtacatcaggtacaaagagaaaacatttattcaatccctgcagggagaggcccagccACACACCTGGGAGACATCCCAACCCCCACAATGTACTCCTGGAACCTGACCTGCTTCTGGCTTGTCTAGGGTTTAAAAAGTAAAGGACtccagccttctcattggatagactaaaaggatgtaaccatccttgaACAATGATCACTAACGCTGGCTGCTTCTtacaggtcatgtcacttcctgcaacttcctgtCTCAGGTTCAAAGTCCATTCCTCCGCAGAGTAAATGACCTTCCCAAGGACTCAGTTCTGGAAACAGGGAACATGTGACAACACTGAGAAACACTTCATCCGATTAGTCCCATTCACTCCCAAGAAGAGGCAATTTGTCACCGTCTGCTCttggaaaatctgggttcaagtcccagctcTATGACTGACTAGCTATGTAATGCTAGACAAATCATTAAATATCTTGGTGAATCCTAATTTAATCTGTAACATAAGAATAAGATAATTGCTAGCTCTCAAACTTGTGATGAAAATGCtgaaagtactatagaaatgtgagttattatatttattctgctCCTTGAATAGACTCAtgatttttctattaaatattttgtacaaatagctAAACCTGCCTATTTAGAAAACAAAGTAGAAAGCACAGATGCTAGCATGCAATCAAGTGAATTAACAGTCAATACAACGATGACAAGTATGAttttttacaaagaaaggcaggaagATAAAGGGAAACAAATTAACGTAAGGAATCAACAACACAGAGGTACACTCCTCATGTTCTGCTAACATGAATAAGCCTGAAGTACTTCACACCTGGGTTTGCCCTCATTTAAGAGTAGTTGAGGATTGGAGGCACTACACTTCCCCCATTCCCTAACCACCtccccccaccacacacacacacatactattcTCAGAAGTCAGCTTGTccacttcttaaaaataaataaactatttgaagaaatagcCACAGTTATAGGATCATTCTCCTATGTAAATTCTACAAATGGAGGAAATTGATAAGGCAGAgtgccttttaaaaaaactatatttcCTAACACTTCTTAAAGCCTGTTCAAAAATCCTGAGAATCGAGTATTGTCACTAGCACCTCAGGCTATGAAATGGAATCGAAGCTAATATGATAATTCAAGGGGCTCTGGAAAGGATGGGCAGATTCTTCGTTGAGATTGCATTTAAACTGAACAACAGTAAATAGCAGCAAAACCACAGCTAGGTGGTTCACTGGTTAAAGTACTGTGCCTGATGTCAAAAAAACTCCGAGttcattcaaatctgacctcagacactcacttattttaaaaatgagaaaactgagacccagaaaagtaaaatgattgcTTAAGGTATTTCAGACAACAAATAGCACCACTGGGCAACCTCCTTCTCATACCTTGCTTTTCCCCAAACTAACTAACTAGCAAATCTTAGACAAAATTTGTTTTTAGAGCCCTTTGACCCACTTCTTTTCAATACATATTCCCTCTCCCACAAGTACCAGAAAGCCAAAATCATTATATTGTCCCAAACCTTCATTGTGTCCCTTTCATTTTGTCCTCCCTCATCCTATTCTTCCAATAAGAAATAGCTAGGGAAGGTGCTGTGTGTTTAACTTCAGCTGATCTTAAATAGATTATCAGCTAATGTCATAGCATCACAGAAGTTGAAGCTAGAAGGTAGGTTGTTAATCATCTActttaatcctctcattttacttatgaagaaactgagatcctgaAATGAAAAGTGGGTCACGCAGTAAAATGTATGAGGCAAATCTCTCCTTTCCTCGAGTACAGTACTCTTCCTACTATAAAATacagtgtccttggtcaagttctACTACTATCAGAAATCTATTACCCCCGCTTTGGTGACCTAGGTAAACTTGACAGACTCATAATTAAGGCAAGCTAGTCCGAGCTTTGTCCCACAACAGAAGATTTAAAGGATATCAACTTCATTGAAATACTTCCTGTTCACTGATCTATGTCCCCAACAGAATCAGCCACAAACTCAGACAAGTAGAAACCTCAGTTTGTCTCAGGTTAGACTTCATCTCCACAATGGCTGATCCAGGTCAGCACTTTACATTGCAGTAGTCTCTCCACTGGATCAGAACCACACTAACTGTTAACATGTGTTTGCTAGTATGCTTATCACACCTATGCCTGGGGCAGGCTTCAGAGTActgaaaaatgtaataaaaaaatgaagtttcCTCTTGCTTGTTCCAAGTGAGACAAAGAAAGTGCTGGAATCAGTGATCCATCAAACTGATGAGTAAACCTACTCATCAAAAAAAGGGACAAAGGTTGTATGGACTACTCTACTCTGCTGGTCTTTCATATAGACTGAGAAACTGCACAGAAAGCTTTGTGGTTTCAGCTTTTCACCAGCATATGCAGAGATGAATTAGCAGTGTCTAGCTGTGAGTCACTAAGACTGGGAAAGTTTGAAGATTCATGACTCCCCAAAGATCTTGTGAAATGTGACTAATAAAGCagttcccagaaaaaaaaaggacttagTTTTACAAATCTTCCAAGAACCCTccttatcactttccttttctttttttaacttattgttttttgcaaggcaactgtgacttgcctaggttatATAGacagtaagtgtcaagtgtctgaggttatatttgaattaAGACCCTCCTGATTTCAgtgccagtgctctatctactgtgccatctagctgccctgagttTCTTTcgttttctcttctctttaacTAAGAGTTCCACAGCCTGGCAGACTTGCTAGAAAGGACAGGAACTTATAGATCAATGGCTCAGCCTAACTGGGTAGTTAAAATGATCCCCTGTATGGATTTTCTGTAGTGGATGTAGCTTCAGTGGCTGCCATGCATCACAAAGATCTCAAGACATTGTCTTGTTTGTATCCCTGCTCAGTATTAGGTAAAGAAGTATCTTTAGGTAGTTAAGGTAGCCTCCTAAGATATAACACAAAAGTGAGGTAGGGGTGTGTGACACAGGGTAATAGACACATTTCAATATTCTTTTACATAAATGCACATATTTTCAGTTCCAGGGAAATCCCCTTTTCTGATGACATGTATTCATTTATTCTGGAAGAGTCAGATTGTAGATGTTATTATGATAACATGAAAGTTCTAGGGATAAGAGACTTACTGAGGTCGTACAAATATCTTGCCCCAGACTCCAGATAGAAAAGAATGAAACTTCCCATTCCTAAGGAGATCTGCAAAACCTAAGAGGCTTTTCTGGAAGTCAGGACACCTGGTTTCTAGACTAAGCAGCATGTAGTATTGAAAAGAACAAGGATTTGGAATCTAagaatctggtttcaaatccacTTCTGCTAcatggacaattcatttaaccttgaTTGAaagtatctcagtttcttcatttgtaaaataagacaaTTGAAGTACAagatctgttttgctttttttcctttctaaaactaTGATTCAAGTCTCAACTACCACTAACATGCTATTCCCTCTTATTCTACATCAGGCTTCCAATTCTttgatgtaaaatgaagggctCATAATACCATATCAACATTGGTAGAGCACTCAGGGCTTGTCTAATCCAAaccttcttaaattgtgggtcacaatcccatatggggtcatgtaaccAAATGtaaggtcatgaaattatgatttattaaatgtttgacttatatatctattttaaatatatcaatttttcttggtcaaaaagggatcacaagtgggaaaagtttaaaccCTGATCTGATCTAACCCATACATGAGTAAGAATTATCTCTTCAACATCTTCAACAGCTGCTTATTGAATTTCTACCTGAAAGCCTCCAGTGAAGTGAGCTCATCACTGCCTGCTAGTGATCTgagttgtttctttctcttttttctcccattcccTTCTATTTGGACAAGAGAAGGGGATGATAAAATTAAGAGCATCCCTATGTTACTGGCCTTATCCTTTTTGATAGTACTTTGAGGCTTCCTTTGTCCCCTAGAGGCCAATGAAAGAGGGAAGGGTTGGTTTTTCAGAGCCAGGTTCTCCTGTTTGTTTGCATATGGTAATGGATTCTGCAGGAGTCATGGttgcttccttcattccttctgcTTCAGCAACAGGCATTTACTTGGATAACAGAGTCCATCACAACCTGAGGCTAGATGTTCCAAAGGAAGAAGGTGGGGTGGAAGAAGGCAGACAGGAGTTTGTCTAAACATCAAGTCAATTCACAGACATGTGGCAAATGACCCTAACTCCTTGGGGCCACTCTCTTTTCCCATTACTGTCCCTCTTATCCTTCTCTCCTCAGATAAATGTGACTGGTTGCAGCCTTGCTCCCTGTGTAGATTTTCCATCCATT
The DNA window shown above is from Sminthopsis crassicaudata isolate SCR6 chromosome 2, ASM4859323v1, whole genome shotgun sequence and carries:
- the SMIM3 gene encoding small integral membrane protein 3; the protein is MNAVSQASPEAVLPKHILDIWVIVLIILATIVIMTSLVLCPATAVIIYRIRTHPILNQAF